In the genome of Raphanus sativus cultivar WK10039 chromosome 9, ASM80110v3, whole genome shotgun sequence, the window CAATAAACAAGTTAAGAGACTATATAAGTTATGTTGAGACAGCTGGGAGTGTTTGTTTGTATCTCCATCGTCtaatattcttcttctttctttgagtGAGGAAGAACAGAACTAGAATCATGTTTTGTTTCCAACAAGCCTTGTCCGATTGCTTTCTCTACAAAGACGATAACAATCCCATCTCCACAACCTTAGGGAGATAGTATGGTTGGATAATAGACAATAATACCCAGGAAAAAACTAGGAGAATCATTTTTTTCCGTCGATGTGAAAGGATTTGTTTTCGTTTTGTAAACACCATGGTGTCAATGCAAGGGACAGAGAGAGAACCAGAAAGCTGATAACTATTGAACAAACATGAACGACAAGGATACATTATTCTGAAACGATCcggaaagaagaaaaacagaaaacCAGATAGGTGAATAAAGGATTCACTTGACATTCAAGAACATGAGAAAAGGAAAACGGTGGTTGAGCTGAGCATGAGACTTGTGTTAGTTACTCTTCTTCATCCCATTCATCGTTCTTGTATGAGACGAGGGTGTCCACTTTGTGAATCTGCAAAGAATTAAAAACCATTGCGGTTAAAGAAACATTTCAAAATGAACGTAGTAGTCAGTATATTCATTCCTCCTTGTTATTCTTGTTCAACTCACCTTGGTATCAAAACCGTGTAGCTTAACCATCTGTGGATTAGCAATCAGCTTCGGATCGCTTTCCACCCACGTGAACGGAACAGCCACATCCGTGTCTGTATACGCCAACACATCAAACACacctaaaaaacaaaacaatgatAAGTTAGAAAACCAAAATAGAGAGACACCAACCAAATTAGTTTCCAAGAGTTTGGTCGTTCACTTACAAGGCTCATCAAGACAAGGCAAGTAAGTAATGCTGGAAGCAACCTGTCTCATAATAGCTTGGATCTCCCTCATGATCTCCTTATCACTCTTCTCCCTCGACACACtgaaaacaataaacaaaaaaaattcatactccggaaaaaacaaaacttcaatAAACAGTTCAATAAAAGAGACAGACCCTTTGTCAACAACTTGAGAATCAGTCTCAATACGGAAGTTCCACCTCTCCAAGACTTCACCAGTAGCTTtgctcattatcaccaacaccACTCTCTGCAACTTCCCAGCTTCAAGCCACTCTTTTACCAACAAACAGTATATGATCAGTCTCTATACACAAGGGAAGAaagaatcttttttatttttttattattaccgGAGATCTGAGAAGAGAGATTGGATAAGAAGGATTTGACGGATTCGTCTTGAGTAAGCAGCATGGGAAGACCATACTTCTTCACTTTCACAAAGCTCTCCTCTGGGTATACTGCTCTATTGTACAGTATACTATATACTCACACACACAACAACAACTATAAAATCAGATTCAATATCGGAAAACCCCAAAAATTGAAATCGATTGatattctcttctctctctcacctGTTGGCAGCGTAGCAGAAGAACTCGCTGACGATGGCGGCAGATCCGTGGAGAGTGATGATGTCCTTAGCAGCCGCGGTTTTGGAAGCCATTTGAAGCAAAAAACGAAAGGATCtgtagattttgaaaatttgtatTTGTGTTCTGTGTGGAAGCGAATTGGATTCGTAAGCGTCGATTAGGGTTTTTGGATGATTTGATTTGAGAAAAAATGATGACTCGATAAAAGGGAGATATAAATGGGAGCGTAACGGCTAGTCTTTTCTGGGTAATGCGCTTACAACGGCTACTTGTTTAATTACTTACTACTACTTTAAATGTTCCAATTTTTGGAAACTAGCAATGGTTTTTGATATTTCTAGTTATATTAACGAACAAATAGAAATGTTTATGTTAATCAGATCAACATACTATTTTTTCCTCAAATTATAGTAGGATTTTGCAgaaatatgatttatttctggtttagttttttgtttCTAACTATTCTGGTTTAGTTGAAAACACcaatcttctctattaaaagagaagtacagaTTTTATCTACCATTTAAAAGTTACATTGGACCATTTCCTAGAAATCACAACTGATATTTATCTATTtgcataataatatcataacaataattgttattataatttattattttctttccctaacaattaattaaaagtattaaaattttaattttgtttctcctTTAAATGGGCCAATTGTTAACAAATTATTATATCTTTCTTATAAGATATACTATATTatgctatatacatatatataattctccATTAGTggtaatttcattaataatgtttgtattttagatatatttttattgtggtCATTTAGATAATCATACAAGttaataaattgtattaataaatttaatagaatagatgatcCGTTTAAAAAAGGATGTCGCTATCTATTATATATCAAACAAGGATACAAAATGAACACACTCTAACATATAGAAACACGTACAAAATAGTTTTACGACATATCCAAAAcagaaaaatttataaatggtatattgttgaaaaaaataacacCCGCCCAGTCGGGCGGGTTAGAATCTAGTTTCCACTTATAATAACAGTAGTAACTTTCACGTTTATTGCTTTTACTTTATTAATCCTTTAATTGATCTACTAATTTTGTTAAACgttaatacatataatttaaactaaaactatataAGATCCATAGAAATCCTTGATAAACAAATTTATGATTGACGAAATGAAGTGCGTTGATTGAAGATCCAGTTCTCTTGGTTTAAGCCACTTGTAGTTTCAATAGAACATCAAAATGGGCCAAAATGTTGTCTGAAAAGCCCAGTAAACAATCGAGTGCAAACGCTTACACGACGCCGTTTCATTTTAAGCTGGTCCAAGGAAGTTATCTCTCTATTATCAGGGACGTCATCTTATCCTGTGAAGCTTTCGTCTGTAGTTGTTGTTGATGCCCTCCTCCATGGCTGTTCCTCTCTCCATCTCATCAAACTCTCTCATCACCCGCCTCTCGTTCCCTACCACTTCATTCAAGGGCAATGTAAGCGTCTTAGGAGCAAACCCATCTCACCAGATCCTCTCTCTCAAACTCCACCACAATCGTCGAATCGCGAGACCTCTCGTTGTGATGAACCAAACGGCGGCGACCTCTCCGGAAGCAGCAGCAGTGATGAGCTCGGAGAGGTTCCGTCTGGATAACCTCGGACCACAACCCGGTTCGAGAAAGAGGGCGAAGAGAAAGGGTAGAGGTATCTCCGCGGGACAAGGAGCGAGCTGCGGGTTCGGGATGAGGGGACAGAAGTCGCGGTCTGGTCCTGGGATCATGAGAGGCTTTGAAGGAGGTCAAACCGCTCTCTATCGCCGTCTTCCGAAACTCAGAGGAATCGCCGGAGGTAGTAAATAAAggtttttgcttttgtttttttttaatgtgtgaAAAAGTATCCAACTTTTGTGTAGACtaagtgttcgatgaaatgtcgAGGCTCTCTGTTTAATGCAAGAAACTGCTTGGTTGTTTCCTGATGTTAACACTGGTGTTACTGTGTGGTTTGAACAGGTATGCGTGCAGGGTTACCCAAGTACGTGCCAGTGAATCTCAAAGACATCGAAACGGCTGGGTTTGAAGATGGAGATGAAGTGTCACTGGAGACATTGAAGCAAAAGGGTTTGATCAATCCTTCTGGAAGGGAAAGGAAACTCCCTCTTAAGGTTTGTGTGCGTGCCTGAGaggagaaaaataataatactaatatatactgattttcttttattaaaacgCTTTGGGTTTTAGATTCTTGGTACGGGAGAACTAAGCGTGAAGCTCACCTTCAAAGCTCGTGCTTTCTCCACATCAGCAAAGGAGAAGCTTGAAGCTTCGGGTTGTACACTCACTGTGTTGCCCGGAAGAAAGAAATGGGTGAAGCCATCGGTTGCTAAGAACCAAGCGCGAGCAGATGAATACTTTGCTAAGAAGAGAGCTGCTGCAGCTGAAGCAGCTTCAGAACCTGCAGCTTCGGCTTGAACTTGTTCATTTTCAAGCTCTTCAATGTTGTAAAGCTGCAGATATAGTTTTAGCTTTTGTCTTTGCTAAAATCTACAATTCCTTTTCTCTCTTTATGTATGGTGAAGAAATTTACATTTTGTTGTTTATGAGTAAAATCCTTATCAGAAAGTTTTTGTAAAACTGTATTACATTATTTTTCAATCTCCAACAAAATGTTACGGAATATATTTCACGAGTAGGGAGTTATTACTACAATGTTTCCCCTTGCAAGAGAGCCATAACGTTCTTCTTCATTATCATCAGTgaagttcttcttcttcttctcacacGTCTTCGAGTACCAGACTCTTTTTCATCAAGAGACTGATTTATTTGAGTCAACTTTTCTCATACTCCTATTTCTCAATCTTCTATGAATTCGATTGATCTTCTATACCTTTTTccataattctatttttttatcaaaatccaaaattccaaatcaaataaaaaataatgaaaaaacagttttttgatcatatttgatgattttcgtgaaaatatgaaaaaacagttttttttttatttatttttgaaatatttttatcaaattctataaatcaaataaaaaatattcacctttccaatttaattttatgattttctgtttgacatataaaattaaaaaaaaaactgtcttagtagagattaaaaaaatgaaatataggAACGCGAGAGGAATTGACTCGATTTATTTTAGTAGATTTgcctttttatttattcaacgTGTCTAATGTAAGTTGTCCACTAAAGAGCCCAAATCCAATGCATTGTTAGCTAAAGCCTATGCGGGCCCATGATCATATGTTTTCCGATGCCTGCTTGCTGATGTGAGGGTTTTGTTTAATCTTTCTTTCTGTTCGGATGTTTAATCTCTGCCTCACGACATATTAGTCATTGTTTAacttttgtccaaaaaaaaaaaagtcattgTTTAACCAATTTTCAAGTAATCTACTAGAATATAGATAGACGTcagatatgtaatatattatttatatatatataatatatatattgatgtcaagaaaaaaaaatatatatattcatttcgAGTTATTAACATAATTCTGTTATTTTCTGGTAAGGAAATGAGTAACATGATTTTTCAAAACACCaatcagttcaaaaaaaaaaaaccaatatcACAATTAGTGCTTATATTATTGGGAAAcccatgaaaaagaaaaaaaatccaatattCTTCCAAAACAAACGCGTTAACCACTACGAATAAAAAACTACGAATAAATATTCGCAATAGTACATTTTTCCACGTTAACCACTACTACTAGTTCTTCACAAGGCCTTTggtctttgtttttctttctttttgctgtCCGAAAGTTCTTGGtcataattatataataaaattctagatcttctaataaaaaaaaagcagatACCAAATGTTCCACATGACTACTATATTCAAAAGGCCATTTAAAGTGCTACGTCATGGTGCTTATGCTTTAACGTATCAACAATGATGTCATCATTGATCCACACCGTCCATTCTATTTTGTGGTTGACGATATCGACCGTTATAAGTCCACACCGACGCGACTATAAGAGTATTGTCATAATTTAGCAAAATCGATATCAGCAACAGGGTGTTAAAGAACAAAGACATCAACAACAGCATTTTATTTCCCGGTCTGAACAGTACGACGCCGTTGAAGTTTCTTGTGCCTAACATGAGCTCGGTGAAGAAAGAGGAACGCCGCGAAGAAGATGTACGTACCGTGACGGAAGAAGAGGTGGATGAGTTTTTCAAGATACTACGGAGACTACACGTGGCAACACGGATGGCTGCGAGAGTTAACGGCGGTGGTGTCGTTGAACGAGAGTTACCTTCTAAGAAGAGGAAACGGAGGCAGAGCCTTGAGTCGAAGAGCTCATTGGATACTAACGACGTTCAAGATGGAGAGTCAGATGGAAGAACTCGGGTCGGGTTACGGAATTCGGGTTTGGATCTTAACTGTATACCGGAACCCGAAGCAGTTAAAATGTAATTCTTCTTCGTAATTTtcttacttaaaaaaaaaaagttcttgtAAACTCTTCAAAAATTTTCTGTAACTCTtcaaaaaatttcttttaaatgaaAACGTAGCTAAAAACCTTAAGATCCTTAATGAATCAGTGTTATCAGTGATAACAAtagaataaaagtaaaaaaaaaagaaaatcctaTTTTCCTTGGTCGTGGATCTCTCGGTCGGCTTCCTTTTTGTTCCAAATTGTTTGAACTGGCTTTCTCTCTGAAGATAAACTGAAATCGTCATCAGATTCTAAGATCTCGCGAATAGAACACCTAATTTCTAAAAAAACCATCCTTTTGATTCTCCCTTCTTCGGCGAATCCTAATAGCGACTCGGAGGGTTGTGGAAATCTCCGGATCTACTCTACTGGAATCAGACTCTCGCTCAAACCCTCATTAGGCAATGCCGTTGCTGCTAAAATGAACgggccaaaaaaaaaaaaaaaatgaacggGCCTAGTCCAGGCCTAAAGTAAATTAAAGACCCAAAAACATTTACGGCCGAAAACCAGATTAATAACTAAAGTCGAGTGACTGTGACTGACCTAGTTTCTAAATCATTAGAAGTGGAGTAAAATAAATCTTTATCGCCTCTTGGAAACCTAGCGCAGTCGCCATGGACGAATCCGCCATAAAAGTAATTCTTAGTTCCTTATCGCTTTCTGTTTCTCAGTTAATGGTTTCTtcttattataatttttctgATTCGATTTATTTGTAACGTTTAGGGTCTGGAATTGAATGGTTGTGAGGCAGAGATTCGAGAAAGCCGGTTCGTTTATTTTTGAGATGTATAAATTAATTAGATAGATCATGTGTTCTTGTCTCACTggtaattaataaaatatattttcttttgctaaTATAGTATTAGCAGGATTGTGGTTGAGGGATACGACACCTCTCTTCGTAGGGAAGATGTCGAAGAGGCTTTGAGAAAACATTTCGCTTCATGTGGAAACATAATACATGTTTATGTTCCCATTAACGAGGAAACTGATATTCCCAACAGATTTTCCTTCATTTATGTTAAcggagaagacgaagaaaagGCGTTGAGGCTTGATGGAAGCGACATGGGAGGACGGATTTTACAAACTTATGCTTACCCGTTTCAGGAAAATTACCTTGATGATGTCTTGGCTACTCTGAAAGAAGCCCGTCAGACACAACGCACGTAAATtgttctttatattttaatttatttgtatgTGTGTTGTTCTTTTGTCATGTTGTTGATAGTATTATCTCCTGCAATATTAGTTTGAAAGTTACCGGATATGACCCTTCCCTTTCTATGGATGATGTCGAGAGCAAGCTGTGTAAACATTTCGCACCAGCTAGTTGTTTTGCGTACAGGACATGTGGTGGTCTCCAAAGGTTTTTTTGgcttgtattattattattctttttaatgaGTTATCAGTTAATAACTAAcgacttttttttaattattattattatttacagCAAAGCTTTCGTTTATCTCGTTGGAGAAGACGATGTAGAGAAGGCGCTGGAACTCAGTGGACGTTGTGTGGGAGGATTGAACATTGTAGTTACCCAGGTTCTGCCCAAAAAACCGATCAAGTGTGGCTACACTCGTCCACGTACGTAAATTTTTTATTCTTGATTCTATTTTTTAACGAATTAAAACGCCTTTTAAGTAATAATTCGTCTGTTTGTTTCTTCAGTTAATTGACTAATGAGCAGAAAGCTGATCGAAAGCGCTATATATCTTTTATGAGGAATATCAGAAGGAGCAGAAGAATAAGACTAAACCTCTCTCTTCTTGGGAGAAGACATATATGCTCTTTTGTTGTATTAACTTGTGTTGCAATgcaacatttttcttttcttttgtctggattttttactaaaattttatccAAGTTCAtgctctgcaaaaaaaaaaactggttaTAGAAAGGTACTAAACTGTCAAACCAAGTTCAAGTTCTGCTCTTTGATCATTTAGAAAAGTTCTGTAATGCTTGCGTTATGTAAATGATTAGTCAATGATTCCTAGATCCAGTTATTTGAAACACcgataataatatataaaagacgAATTTATAATAATGTTCGTATAAAGGAATTTCAGTGATCGCATTTACTGGGCCGGTTTCAATTTCAAAGTGAAATGATTTGTGCAAAACCCAAAATGATTATCGCGGGAAAACCACGACACAACACGggtccaaaaaaaaatacaaacacaAGTGAACTAATCTGCAAAAGAAAGAACACCAAGAAGAACAATGAAACAATTAAAGAAAAGGGTCAAACAACTTAATTTTTGAAACTTTATGAAAAATCGGCTCAGGAAGTTCTCGAAACTGTTTGTCTTGTGTTCTTCTGTTGGTTTATGACATTGACCTACAAGGTTAAGCTATCTGGATTC includes:
- the LOC108825757 gene encoding mitotic spindle checkpoint protein MAD2, with amino-acid sequence MASKTAAAKDIITLHGSAAIVSEFFCYAANSILYNRAVYPEESFVKVKKYGLPMLLTQDESVKSFLSNLSSQISEWLEAGKLQRVVLVIMSKATGEVLERWNFRIETDSQVVDKGVSREKSDKEIMREIQAIMRQVASSITYLPCLDEPCVFDVLAYTDTDVAVPFTWVESDPKLIANPQMVKLHGFDTKIHKVDTLVSYKNDEWDEEE
- the LOC108823843 gene encoding 50S ribosomal protein L15, chloroplastic, with amino-acid sequence MPSSMAVPLSISSNSLITRLSFPTTSFKGNVSVLGANPSHQILSLKLHHNRRIARPLVVMNQTAATSPEAAAVMSSERFRLDNLGPQPGSRKRAKRKGRGISAGQGASCGFGMRGQKSRSGPGIMRGFEGGQTALYRRLPKLRGIAGGMRAGLPKYVPVNLKDIETAGFEDGDEVSLETLKQKGLINPSGRERKLPLKILGTGELSVKLTFKARAFSTSAKEKLEASGCTLTVLPGRKKWVKPSVAKNQARADEYFAKKRAAAAEAASEPAASA
- the LOC108825807 gene encoding protein NIM1-INTERACTING 2, whose translation is MSSVKKEERREEDVRTVTEEEVDEFFKILRRLHVATRMAARVNGGGVVERELPSKKRKRRQSLESKSSLDTNDVQDGESDGRTRVGLRNSGLDLNCIPEPEAVKM
- the LOC108823510 gene encoding uncharacterized protein LOC108823510 — its product is MDESAIKGLELNGCEAEIRESRISRIVVEGYDTSLRREDVEEALRKHFASCGNIIHVYVPINEETDIPNRFSFIYVNGEDEEKALRLDGSDMGGRILQTYAYPFQENYLDDVLATLKEARQTQRTLKVTGYDPSLSMDDVESKLCKHFAPASCFAYRTCGGLQSKAFVYLVGEDDVEKALELSGRCVGGLNIVVTQVLPKKPIKCGYTRPLN